A single region of the Anomaloglossus baeobatrachus isolate aAnoBae1 chromosome 2, aAnoBae1.hap1, whole genome shotgun sequence genome encodes:
- the YTHDF2 gene encoding YTH domain-containing family protein 2 isoform X2, with protein sequence MSASSLLEPRPKGQGSKVQNGSVHQKDGVNDDEFEPYLHTQERQSNGYTALSDSYLPSYYSPSIGFSYSLSDAAWSTGGDPPQTMPFLASYGQLGSGEPHFLPDAMFGPLSSAPFLGQPGFNFFPSGMDFSAWGSGGNSPGASAPSSGYGGNYAYAPSSLGGAVLDGPASFGGGKAVGSLEQSMGALKLGEGNGIKTGMTNLPPATIAPPKQASWADIASKPAKPSTGKLPPPPVKQNMEIGTWENKVPTANICQLPSPPVLQQPTPIISSSHAPARWSAPRSRGLEQAHVSQSSTDPHPVLEKLRSLNNYNPKDFDCNPKFGRVFIVKSYSEDDIHRSIKYNVWCSTEHGNKRLDAAYRSLNGKGPVYLLFSVNGSGHFCGVAEMRSAVDYNTCAGVWSQDKWKGRFDVRWVFVKDVPNGQLRHIRLENNENKPVTNSRDTQEVPLEKARQVLRIIASFKHTTSIFDDFSHYEKRQEEEDSAKKVIKN encoded by the exons TCCAAAATGGATCCGTTCACCAGAAAGATGGAGTGAATGATGATGAGTTTGAACCTTATCTGCATACACAAGAGCGTCAG AGTAATGGATACACGGCATTGTCAGACTCCTACCTTCCCAGTTACTACAGTCCATCCATCGGTTTCTCTTATTCTTTGAGTGATGCTGCATGGTCTACTGGCGGGGACCCACCACAGACTATGCCTTTTCTTGCTTCTTATGGTCAATTGGGCAGTGGTGAACCACATTTTTTGCCAGATGCAATGTTTGGACCTCTAAGTAGTGCTCCCTTCCTGGGACAACCTGGATTCAACTTTTTCCCAAGTGGCATGGACTTTTCAGCCTGGGGTAGTGGGGGGAACTCTCCAGGTGCATCTGCCCCTAGCTCTGGCTATGGTGGTAATTATGCATATGCTCCCAGCAGTTTGGGAGGAGCTGTTTTAGATGGCCCAGCAAGTTTTGGTGGTGGCAAAGCAGTAGGCAGTTTAGAGCAAAGCATGGGAGCCTTAAAATTGGGAGAAGGAAATGGTATTAAAACCGGTATGACCAATTTGCCTCCTGCAACCATTGCTCCACCAAAGCAGGCATCTTGGGCAGACATTGCCAGCAAACCTGCCAAGCCAAGCACTGGAAAGCTCCCTCCTCCACCTGTTAAACAAAACATGGAAATTGGAACTTGGGAGAATAAAGTACCCACAGCCAACATTTGCCAGCTACCTTCACCTCCAGTCCTTCAACAGCCAACACCCATTATTTCCTCTTCACATGCTCCAGCTCGTTGGTCTGCTCCTCGTAGCCGTGGTTTAGAGCAAGCACATGTATCACAATCCTCCACGGACCCCCATCCTGTCTTGGAGAAACTGCGTTCTCTTAATAACTATAACCCAAAGGACTTTGACTGCAATCCAAAATTTGGACGAGTGTTTATTGTGAAGAGTTACTCAGAAGATGACATACACCGTTCTATCAAGTACAATGTATGGTGTTCTACAGAACATGGTAACAAACGTCTGGACGCTGCTTATCGCTCACTGAATGGTAAAGGCCCTGTCTATTTACTTTTCAGTGTTAATGGAAGTGGTCATTTTTGTGGGGTGGCAGAAATGCGATCTGCTGTGGACTACAATACTTGTGCAGGTGTGTGGTCTCAGGACAAGTGGAAGGGCCGATTCGATGTACGCTGGGTGTTTGTAAAGGATGTACCCAATGGGCAATTACGACACATCCGACTAGAGAACAATGAGAATAAGCCGGTTACCAACTCCCGAGACACACAAGAGGTTCCTCTAGAAAAGGCACGTCAGGTGCTCCGAATCATAGCTAGCTTCAAGCATACCACTTCCATATTTGATGACTTTTCACACTATGAGAAGAGgcaagaggaggaggacagtgccAAGAAG